From a region of the Heliangelus exortis chromosome 19, bHelExo1.hap1, whole genome shotgun sequence genome:
- the LOC139805140 gene encoding maestro heat-like repeat-containing protein family member 6 isoform X2, whose amino-acid sequence MFARYLQPSEQTDFILRIIEGMQDFSIYNKQLVGSVVAGITGESSRWLVDMPKIMSSLYKTLHFISWDSAWQWVGSLLLRMLEQYPEKAVRLLLDTAPPGDSSCLEMWEMMLSTPLAVDKVLVLLFKELQERKQKMLFCTLTEDISCLALLASIYLPGEHFARTYEFYRFLRHQSQDMLSVALRGIATMSRIPEMARKMKVLLPDLLEVLEQGNEDLQLKALRVCRNVLRELRREEATPMAVELLDKLLPLFDNELFSELREISISLFTELLKKVAGKCKRQMKKRVRRGLLPLWFHMSDETRSVAEASSQALLAAAELLKWQQLRDLVQTGQTWRIGECLLLQDRTRAEDYLDQSQGYLDNAQDTLRMEAIRFMGLAARGQSQQNLLKMMSALYPLEHDCTPSIRCLATQTISILSSVRVKAEQRRTKRPWCC is encoded by the exons ATGTTTGCAAGGTATCTCCAGCCCTCAGAACAAACAGATTTCATCCTCAGAATCATTGAGGGCATGCAGGATTTCAGCATCTACAACAAGCAGCTGGTTGGAAGTGTGGTGGCCGGGATCACAGGAGAGTCTTCCCGCTGGCTGGTGGAT ATGCCAAAGATCATGAGCTCCCTCTACAAGACCCTGCACTTCATCAGCTGGGACTCAGCCTGGCAGTGGGTGGGCTCGCTGCTTCTCAGGATGCTTGAGCAGTACCCTGAGAAGGCagtcaggctgctgctggacacTGCTCCACCAGGAGACAG ctcctgcctggaaATGTGGGAGATGATGCTCTCCACGCCCCTGGCCGTGGATAAGGTTTTGGTGCTGCTGTTCAAGGAGCTCcaggagaggaagcagaagatgCTCTTCTGCACTCTCACGGAGGACATTTCTTGCTTGGCT cttcttgcCAGCATTTACTTGCCAGGGGAGCACTTTGCCAGAACCTATGAGTTCTACAGGTTTCTGAGGCATCAGAGCCAGGACATGCTCTCCGTGGCACTCAGGGGCATTGCTACAATGTCCAGGATTCCTGAGATG GCGAGGAAAATGAAGGTGCTGCTGCCAGACTTGctggaggtcctggagcagggcaATGAGGATTTGCAGCTGAAGGCCCTGAGGGTCTGCAGGAAtgtgctgagggaactgaggaGGGAGGAGGCCACCCCCatggctgtggagctgctggacaAGCTCCTGCCCCTCTTTGACAAC GAGCTCTTTAGCGAGCTGAGGGAGATCTCCATCAGCCTCTtcactgagctgctgaaaaAGGTGGCGGGGAAGTGCAAGAGGCAGATGAAGAAGCGAGTGCGACGGGGGCTGCTCCCGCTCTGGTTTCACATGAGTGACGAGACCCGGAGCGTGGCCGAG GCCTCCAGCCAAGCcctccttgctgctgcagagctcctcaagtGGCAACAGCTCCGAGACCTGGTGCAGACAGGGCAGACGTGGAGGATTGGAGAGTGCTTG ctgctgcaggacaggacCAGAGCTGAGGACTACTTGGATCAGAGCCAGGGGTACCTGGACAATGCTCAGGACACTCTGAGGATGGAGGCCATCAGGTTCatgg ggCTTGCTGCACGGGGCCAAAGCCAGCAGAATCTGTTGAAGATGATGAGTG CACTTTATCCCCTGGAGCATGACTGCACACCCTCCATCCGGTGCCTGGCAACTCAGACCATTTCCATCCTGAGCTCTGTAAGGGTGAAGGCAGAACAGAGAAGAACCAAGAGACCTtggtgctgctga
- the LOC139805140 gene encoding maestro heat-like repeat family member 5 isoform X1 → MFARYLQPSEQTDFILRIIEGMQDFSIYNKQLVGSVVAGITGESSRWLVDMPKIMSSLYKTLHFISWDSAWQWVGSLLLRMLEQYPEKAVRLLLDTAPPGDSSCLEMWEMMLSTPLAVDKVLVLLFKELQERKQKMLFCTLTEDISCLALLASIYLPGEHFARTYEFYRFLRHQSQDMLSVALRGIATMSRIPEMARKMKVLLPDLLEVLEQGNEDLQLKALRVCRNVLRELRREEATPMAVELLDKLLPLFDNELFSELREISISLFTELLKKVAGKCKRQMKKRVRRGLLPLWFHMSDETRSVAEASSQALLAAAELLKWQQLRDLVQTGQTWRIGECLLLQDRTRAEDYLDQSQGYLDNAQDTLRMEAIRFMGLAARGQSQQNLLKMMKPGQGTEPGQGTEPGQGAATGNAPGARGRWQGQSGHCSAAALFSWRGKGLPGAGGGDGSADTAGGHLGSLFLFWSQHFIPWSMTAHPPSGAWQLRPFPS, encoded by the exons ATGTTTGCAAGGTATCTCCAGCCCTCAGAACAAACAGATTTCATCCTCAGAATCATTGAGGGCATGCAGGATTTCAGCATCTACAACAAGCAGCTGGTTGGAAGTGTGGTGGCCGGGATCACAGGAGAGTCTTCCCGCTGGCTGGTGGAT ATGCCAAAGATCATGAGCTCCCTCTACAAGACCCTGCACTTCATCAGCTGGGACTCAGCCTGGCAGTGGGTGGGCTCGCTGCTTCTCAGGATGCTTGAGCAGTACCCTGAGAAGGCagtcaggctgctgctggacacTGCTCCACCAGGAGACAG ctcctgcctggaaATGTGGGAGATGATGCTCTCCACGCCCCTGGCCGTGGATAAGGTTTTGGTGCTGCTGTTCAAGGAGCTCcaggagaggaagcagaagatgCTCTTCTGCACTCTCACGGAGGACATTTCTTGCTTGGCT cttcttgcCAGCATTTACTTGCCAGGGGAGCACTTTGCCAGAACCTATGAGTTCTACAGGTTTCTGAGGCATCAGAGCCAGGACATGCTCTCCGTGGCACTCAGGGGCATTGCTACAATGTCCAGGATTCCTGAGATG GCGAGGAAAATGAAGGTGCTGCTGCCAGACTTGctggaggtcctggagcagggcaATGAGGATTTGCAGCTGAAGGCCCTGAGGGTCTGCAGGAAtgtgctgagggaactgaggaGGGAGGAGGCCACCCCCatggctgtggagctgctggacaAGCTCCTGCCCCTCTTTGACAAC GAGCTCTTTAGCGAGCTGAGGGAGATCTCCATCAGCCTCTtcactgagctgctgaaaaAGGTGGCGGGGAAGTGCAAGAGGCAGATGAAGAAGCGAGTGCGACGGGGGCTGCTCCCGCTCTGGTTTCACATGAGTGACGAGACCCGGAGCGTGGCCGAG GCCTCCAGCCAAGCcctccttgctgctgcagagctcctcaagtGGCAACAGCTCCGAGACCTGGTGCAGACAGGGCAGACGTGGAGGATTGGAGAGTGCTTG ctgctgcaggacaggacCAGAGCTGAGGACTACTTGGATCAGAGCCAGGGGTACCTGGACAATGCTCAGGACACTCTGAGGATGGAGGCCATCAGGTTCatgg ggCTTGCTGCACGGGGCCAAAGCCAGCAGAATCTGTTGAAGATGATGA agcctgggcaggggacagagcctgggcaggggacagagcctgggcagggggctgccaCGGGAAATGCTCCAGGGGCAAGGGGAAGATGGCAGGGGCAGAGTGGGcattgctctgcagcagctctgttctcctggaggggaaaggggctgccaggggctggaggaggagatggcTCTGCAGACACTGCAGGGGGTCATTTGGGctctcttttcttgttttggtcACAGCACTTTATCCCCTGGAGCATGACTGCACACCCTCCATCCGGTGCCTGGCAACTCAGACCATTTCCATCCTGA
- the LOC139805126 gene encoding maestro heat-like repeat-containing protein family member 6: protein MFARYLQPSEQTDFILRIIEGMQDFSIYNKQLVGSVVAGITGESSRWLVDMPKIMSSLYKTLHFISWDSAWQWVGSLLLRMLEQYPEKAVRLLLDTAPPGDSSCLEMWEMMLSTPLAVDKVLVLLFKELQERKQKMLFCTLTEDISCLALLASIYLPGEHFARTYEFYRFLRHQSQDMLSVALRGVATMSRIPEMARKMKVLLPDLLEVLEQGNEDLQLKALRVCRNVLRELRREEATPMAVELLDKLLPLFDNELFSELREISISLFTELLKKVAGKCKRQMKKRVRRGLLPLWFHMSDETRSVAEASSQALLAAAELLKWQQLRDLVQTGQTWRIGECLLLQDRTRAEDYLDQSQGYLDNAQDTLRMEAIRFMGLAARGQSQQNLLEMMSALYPLEHDCTPSIRCLATQTISILSSVRMKAEQRRTKRPWCC, encoded by the exons ATGTTTGCAAGGTATCTCCAGCCCTCAGAACAAACAGATTTCATCCTCAGAATCATTGAGGGCATGCAGGATTTCAGCATCTACAACAAGCAGCTGGTTGGAAGCGTGGTGGCCGGGATCACAGGAGAGTCTTCCCGCTGGCTGGTGGAT ATGCCAAAGATCATGAGCTCCCTCTACAAGACCCTGCACTTCATCAGCTGGGACTCAGCCTGGCAGTGGGTGGGCTCGCTGCTTCTCAGGATGCTTGAGCAGTACCCTGAGAAGGCagtcaggctgctgctggacacTGCTCCACCAGGAGACAG ctcctgcctggaaATGTGGGAGATGATGCTCTCCACGCCCCTGGCCGTGGATAAGGTTTTGGTGCTGCTGTTCAAGGAGCTCcaggagaggaagcagaagatgCTCTTCTGCACTCTCACGGAGGACATTTCTTGCTTGGCT CTTCTGGCCAGCATTTACTTGCCAGGGGAGCACTTTGCCAGAACCTATGAGTTCTACAGGTTTCTGAGGCATCAGAGCCAGGACATGCTCTCCGTGGCACTCAGGGGCGTTGCTACAATGTCCAGGATTCCTGAGATG GCGAGGAAAATGAAGGTGCTGCTGCCAGACTTGctggaggtcctggagcagggcaATGAGGATTTGCAGCTGAAGGCCCTGAGGGTCTGCAGGAAtgtgctgagggaactgaggaGGGAGGAGGCCACCCCCatggctgtggagctgctggacaAGCTCCTGCCCCTCTTTGACAAC GAGCTCTTTAGCGAGCTGAGGGAGATCTCCATCAGCCTCTtcactgagctgctgaaaaAGGTGGCGGGGAAGTGCAAGAGGCAGATGAAGAAGCGAGTGCGACGGGGGCTGCTCCCGCTCTGGTTTCACATGAGTGACGAGACCCGGAGCGTGGCCGAG GCCTCCAGCCAAGCcctccttgctgctgcagagctcctcaagtGGCAACAGCTCCGAGACCTGGTGCAGACAGGGCAGACGTGGAGGATTGGAGAGTGCTTG ctgctgcaggacaggacCAGAGCTGAGGACTACTTGGATCAGAGCCAGGGGTACCTGGACAATGCTCAGGACACTCTGAGGATGGAGGCCATCAGGTTCatgg ggCTTGCTGCACGGGGCCAAAGCCAGCAGAATCTGTTGGAGATGATGAGTG CACTTTATCCCCTGGAGCATGACTGCACACCCTCCATCCGGTGCCTGGCAACTCAGACCATTTCCATCCTGAGCTCTGTAAGGATGAAGGCAGAACAGAGAAGAACCAAGAGACCTtggtgctgctga